In a genomic window of Pseudomonas mohnii:
- a CDS encoding histidine phosphatase family protein — translation MRHGQPNMATTEKISMLEMKDWIEQYNRSEIIRHSAPDASLRLAAAATMIVSSSAPRALTSVEVLGLKPAVVDALFCEAQLPHGRWRFPRLSPFSWAFIFRVLWLCGYSSGVESFGAAKRRASAATQRLQSLACEGPVLLVGHGVMNRMISQRLLANGWTRQRRNGSRYWSASVYQYDDVKTEIG, via the coding sequence ATGCGTCACGGCCAGCCAAATATGGCTACGACCGAAAAAATCTCAATGCTCGAGATGAAAGACTGGATCGAGCAATACAACCGATCCGAAATCATCCGCCATTCCGCTCCGGACGCCAGCCTGCGACTCGCCGCAGCCGCCACCATGATTGTTTCAAGCAGCGCGCCTCGTGCGCTGACCTCTGTCGAGGTGCTCGGGCTGAAGCCTGCTGTCGTCGACGCACTTTTCTGCGAAGCACAACTGCCTCATGGTCGTTGGAGATTTCCCCGACTATCGCCGTTTTCTTGGGCATTTATCTTTCGAGTCTTATGGCTGTGCGGTTATTCGAGCGGCGTCGAATCCTTCGGCGCCGCGAAGCGGCGCGCCAGCGCGGCAACTCAACGACTGCAGTCCCTTGCCTGTGAAGGGCCGGTTCTGCTCGTCGGTCATGGCGTTATGAATCGAATGATTTCCCAACGACTGCTGGCAAACGGGTGGACTCGCCAACGACGTAACGGCAGCCGATATTGGAGTGCTTCGGTATATCAATATGATGATGTAAAAACGGAGATCGGCTGA
- a CDS encoding phage tail assembly chaperone: MPEGMGYLAGLYWELKRTSDPLTWQEMDAWTRMMHRQIEPEEARVLMKMDGIHCQVMNEP, translated from the coding sequence ATGCCCGAGGGCATGGGCTATCTGGCCGGCTTGTACTGGGAGCTCAAACGCACCAGCGATCCGCTGACCTGGCAGGAAATGGACGCCTGGACGCGGATGATGCATCGGCAGATCGAGCCGGAAGAGGCCCGGGTGTTGATGAAGATGGACGGTATTCACTGCCAAGTGATGAATGAGCCCTAA
- a CDS encoding LysR family transcriptional regulator yields MALQANWDDLRLLLAVSRRGSFLQAGQLLGLAASTVSRRLTQLEAALGEPLVERGVEGCWLTSRGQSLVEVALAAEAGLRRQTAADLSGERAELYGSVLVSAGEGFSSCVLEAASRFTSLHPRCSVELLVTADFHKIVRGVADIAIRTAHLGEPSLIYRPIGKLAYGVFADAGYLKRSPEVTPATALNIALLPPLDMLPQMRAAKAAGLDRAHISVNSFAVQLESVRQGMGVAVLPRILAKDLTELFPELELPEMEVYLVTRPQALKQAHIRCFFDILEQVLLEGLCVENVEN; encoded by the coding sequence ATGGCGTTGCAGGCAAATTGGGATGATCTTCGTCTGCTGTTGGCGGTCTCGCGGCGTGGCAGTTTTCTTCAAGCTGGCCAACTGCTAGGTCTCGCGGCGTCTACCGTGTCCCGTCGCCTGACCCAACTGGAAGCTGCCCTGGGTGAGCCGCTCGTTGAGCGAGGCGTTGAAGGCTGCTGGTTGACCTCGCGGGGCCAATCCCTGGTGGAAGTCGCTCTGGCTGCGGAAGCGGGCTTGAGGCGTCAAACGGCGGCGGACCTGTCCGGGGAGCGCGCAGAGCTATATGGCAGTGTCCTGGTCAGTGCCGGTGAGGGGTTTTCTTCTTGTGTGTTGGAGGCCGCAAGTCGTTTTACTTCCCTGCATCCGCGCTGCTCCGTGGAGTTACTGGTCACCGCCGACTTTCACAAGATCGTTCGCGGTGTGGCGGATATCGCTATACGCACAGCGCATCTGGGCGAGCCATCGCTGATTTATCGACCCATAGGCAAGCTCGCCTACGGCGTCTTCGCTGATGCAGGGTACCTGAAGCGATCTCCAGAGGTGACCCCGGCAACAGCGCTCAACATCGCCTTGCTTCCTCCGCTGGATATGTTGCCTCAAATGCGTGCCGCAAAGGCTGCGGGTCTGGACCGAGCACACATCAGCGTGAACTCGTTCGCCGTACAACTGGAGTCGGTGAGGCAAGGTATGGGTGTGGCTGTACTGCCGCGTATTCTGGCGAAGGACCTGACCGAGTTGTTCCCTGAGCTTGAACTCCCAGAGATGGAGGTCTATCTGGTAACCCGGCCTCAGGCGTTGAAACAGGCGCACATCAGATGCTTCTTTGACATCCTGGAGCAGGTGTTGCTCGAAGGCCTCTGCGTTGAAAACGTCGAAAATTAA
- a CDS encoding LysE family translocator — protein sequence MPFETWLLYLFTCCGIAVVPGPNALLVLTHGAIHGSRKTLFTITGGVLGFAVVLSLCALGLGALIQASATWFIALKVVGGLYLIWLGFGLWRAAPVSLDTTGTTIMRRWSLFRQGLVSAISNPKALLLFTAFIPPFLDPHRSIVAQTAAIALTYAVVEFAVEYLVASAAHRVRPWLARTGRRFNKVCGGFFVLFGLALPIHT from the coding sequence ATGCCATTTGAGACCTGGTTGCTCTATCTGTTTACCTGCTGCGGCATCGCGGTAGTACCGGGGCCCAATGCATTATTGGTGCTGACCCATGGAGCTATTCACGGGAGTCGGAAAACGCTGTTCACTATCACCGGTGGCGTGCTCGGCTTTGCAGTCGTGCTTTCGCTTTGCGCATTGGGATTGGGCGCACTGATCCAGGCGTCGGCCACCTGGTTCATAGCCTTGAAGGTTGTCGGCGGGCTCTATCTGATCTGGTTGGGCTTCGGGCTGTGGCGGGCTGCACCCGTCAGCCTTGATACGACCGGCACTACCATCATGCGACGTTGGTCACTGTTCCGCCAAGGGCTGGTATCAGCCATTTCAAACCCCAAGGCACTGCTGCTATTCACGGCGTTTATCCCACCATTCCTGGATCCCCACAGAAGCATCGTCGCGCAGACGGCCGCCATCGCGCTGACTTACGCCGTCGTGGAGTTCGCCGTTGAGTATTTAGTGGCCAGCGCTGCGCATCGGGTCAGGCCTTGGTTAGCTCGAACCGGGCGCCGATTCAATAAAGTCTGTGGTGGATTTTTTGTACTTTTCGGGTTGGCGCTGCCCATCCATACCTGA
- a CDS encoding LysR family transcriptional regulator — MPASDLQIDWLKCFVAVVDAGSLSGAAHEVNRSQSAVSMQMKKLEAALGRQLLSRGPRHLQLTADGQILLSYARRMLALHAETQAAFHGEELTGRIRLGVAEDYAAKYLTPVLKRFSPRYAGVEIELTCEQSTTLIPRVRSGDLDLALVSRDSPQSGTFLFKEPMVWVGSLQFELWRRDPVPIAVYESESLARRYAVNSLTQQGREFKVVYNSSSLAGQVAAVEGGLAIAAITQCSVQASLHVLSSEHGLGNIEPMEVSILRSRASRGSKAVNSLHAFIISALRPQA; from the coding sequence ATGCCTGCCAGTGATTTGCAGATCGATTGGCTCAAGTGCTTCGTGGCAGTGGTGGATGCAGGTTCGCTATCTGGCGCAGCCCACGAGGTAAACAGATCGCAATCCGCCGTCAGCATGCAGATGAAGAAACTGGAGGCCGCGCTTGGGCGGCAGTTGTTGAGTCGTGGCCCGAGGCACCTACAACTGACCGCTGACGGCCAGATACTGCTGAGCTACGCTCGTCGCATGCTCGCACTGCACGCTGAGACCCAAGCCGCTTTTCACGGTGAAGAGTTAACCGGACGAATCCGCCTTGGCGTCGCGGAGGACTACGCGGCAAAGTATCTCACGCCGGTTCTGAAACGCTTTTCGCCGCGCTACGCAGGCGTGGAAATAGAACTGACCTGTGAGCAGTCGACCACGCTTATCCCGCGTGTGCGAAGCGGCGATCTTGATCTTGCGCTGGTGTCTAGGGACTCGCCTCAAAGCGGCACATTTCTCTTCAAAGAACCCATGGTTTGGGTGGGCTCACTCCAGTTCGAACTGTGGAGGCGAGACCCGGTGCCTATCGCCGTCTACGAAAGTGAAAGCCTGGCCCGGCGTTATGCAGTGAACTCACTGACCCAACAGGGACGCGAATTCAAGGTGGTATACAACAGCTCCAGCCTGGCTGGTCAGGTGGCCGCAGTTGAGGGTGGGCTCGCTATTGCCGCGATCACTCAGTGCAGCGTGCAGGCATCGCTTCACGTCTTAAGTAGCGAGCACGGCTTAGGAAACATTGAACCTATGGAAGTCTCGATTTTACGTAGCCGAGCCTCTCGCGGGTCTAAAGCGGTCAATAGCCTTCATGCTTTCATCATCAGCGCGCTAAGACCTCAGGCGTAG
- a CDS encoding CgeB family protein, with protein sequence MNLMTARPDYVLTVNFNRYISEACELLKIPYLAWVIDTPCYPIYDKAINHSYSFTFIYDAAVAQRLRSNGVSQVYHLPVAANLERIDKLPLRNEETSLSSDISFVANLTKTEYRIWIKPSLSEKTMDRCAGLIKSLEQPSANFILAEQIDDDLINAIKQESGYKLSGDYYLSTAEKLAYLLGREHSWQERISLISRIEERFSACVYGNAEWQDHINCYAGYADHFSLMPKIFRQSKININLSRSFVEYGLPMRVFDVLSCGGFLVTNHKNDINKLFVDGKDLVVFRDSQDLIEVCEYYLQHESERRAIAEQGYSTLAENHTFQQRMIDMFTTVQSELRGEPVPLSRWYP encoded by the coding sequence ATGAACCTCATGACTGCTCGACCAGATTATGTGCTTACTGTTAATTTTAATAGATATATTTCAGAGGCCTGTGAGTTACTGAAGATTCCTTATTTGGCGTGGGTTATCGATACACCTTGTTATCCAATTTATGATAAAGCTATTAATCATTCGTACAGTTTTACCTTTATTTATGATGCCGCAGTCGCGCAAAGGTTGAGAAGTAACGGCGTTTCACAGGTATATCACCTTCCAGTCGCTGCAAATTTGGAGCGAATTGACAAACTTCCATTACGAAATGAAGAGACTTCTCTCTCCAGTGATATCAGCTTTGTTGCCAATCTGACCAAGACAGAATATAGGATCTGGATAAAACCAAGTTTGTCAGAAAAAACTATGGATCGATGCGCTGGCTTGATTAAATCTCTTGAGCAACCCAGTGCGAATTTTATACTGGCGGAGCAGATTGATGATGATCTGATTAACGCGATCAAACAAGAATCAGGCTACAAATTGTCTGGTGATTACTACCTTAGCACGGCTGAAAAGTTGGCTTATCTACTAGGTCGAGAGCATTCTTGGCAGGAGCGGATTAGTTTGATTAGTCGGATTGAAGAGCGTTTCTCAGCTTGCGTTTATGGTAACGCTGAGTGGCAAGATCATATAAATTGTTACGCTGGATATGCTGACCATTTCAGCCTGATGCCGAAGATATTTCGACAATCCAAGATTAATATTAATCTTAGTCGTTCGTTTGTAGAGTACGGGCTTCCCATGCGCGTATTTGATGTGCTGAGCTGTGGTGGATTCCTTGTTACCAATCATAAAAATGATATTAATAAGCTGTTTGTCGATGGAAAGGACTTGGTTGTTTTTCGGGATAGTCAAGATTTGATAGAGGTCTGTGAGTATTACCTTCAGCATGAAAGTGAGCGCCGGGCTATTGCGGAGCAAGGCTACTCGACTCTGGCAGAAAATCATACGTTCCAACAAAGAATGATAGATATGTTTACTACTGTGCAAAGTGAACTTCGTGGAGAGCCTGTCCCTTTAAGTCGTTGGTATCCTTAA
- a CDS encoding DNA adenine methylase encodes MTITAPVIRYHGAKFRLAPWVLQHFPPHTCYVESFGGAAGVLMQKPRSYGEVYNDLDGDIVNLFRVLQDPVTRSGFTERLGFTPYSREEFELSWEPSAETIKRGRRLRVHPGSALRGYQDSRGGPAAAPEHSGSGD; translated from the coding sequence ATGACCATCACAGCACCAGTCATCCGCTACCACGGCGCCAAGTTCCGGCTTGCGCCTTGGGTGCTTCAACACTTCCCGCCACACACCTGCTACGTCGAGTCATTCGGCGGAGCGGCCGGAGTACTGATGCAGAAGCCTCGATCGTATGGCGAGGTGTACAACGATCTAGACGGCGATATCGTGAACCTGTTTCGCGTCCTGCAGGATCCAGTCACGCGATCGGGATTTACCGAGCGCCTCGGGTTCACGCCCTACTCCCGCGAGGAGTTCGAATTGTCCTGGGAGCCGAGCGCCGAAACGATCAAACGGGGCCGGCGACTTCGAGTGCACCCTGGCTCAGCACTTCGAGGATATCAGGACTCGCGAGGAGGCCCTGCAGCAGCGCCTGAGCACAGCGGATCAGGGGATTGA
- the alr gene encoding alanine racemase: MPFTRTALALSLGLIFLQSQVQAAPPLSLTNGNTELTAQISNAWIEINKAALEHNIQTLQAELAGKSKLCAVLKADAYGHGIGLAMPSVIALGVPCVAVASNEEARVVRESGFKGQLIRVRTASLGELENALQYNVEELVGNLDFARQAADLAHKHGRKLQVHIGLNSSGMSRNGIEMATKLGKQDALAITKLPNIEVVAIMTHFAVEDKDDVRKGLATFNEQAAWLMDVAQLDRSKITLHAANSFATLEVPESRLDMVRTGGALFGDTVLSRTEYQRVMQFKSHVASVNSYPAGNTVGYDRTFTLTRDSKLANITVGYSDGYRRVFTNKGVVLINGHRVPVVGKVSMNTVMVDVTDAPDVKAGDEVVLFGKQGATEVSQAEVEEINGALLADLYTVWGSANPKILVEK; encoded by the coding sequence ATGCCCTTTACCCGTACTGCTCTAGCGTTGTCTCTCGGCCTGATCTTTTTGCAAAGCCAGGTCCAAGCGGCGCCACCACTGTCACTCACAAACGGCAATACCGAGCTGACGGCTCAAATCAGTAATGCCTGGATTGAAATCAACAAGGCCGCGCTCGAGCACAACATCCAAACCCTGCAAGCCGAACTGGCTGGCAAGTCGAAACTCTGCGCGGTACTGAAGGCCGACGCTTATGGTCATGGCATAGGGTTGGCGATGCCTTCGGTGATTGCGCTGGGTGTACCGTGTGTGGCGGTCGCCAGTAATGAAGAGGCGCGAGTGGTTCGAGAAAGCGGATTTAAAGGTCAGTTGATCCGTGTTCGCACCGCCTCCCTGGGGGAGCTCGAAAATGCTTTGCAGTACAACGTCGAAGAACTGGTTGGTAATCTCGATTTCGCCCGTCAAGCGGCCGATCTTGCACATAAACATGGTCGCAAATTGCAGGTGCACATCGGCCTCAACTCAAGCGGCATGAGCCGTAACGGCATTGAAATGGCCACCAAGCTGGGTAAGCAAGACGCGCTAGCGATCACCAAACTGCCAAATATCGAAGTGGTAGCGATCATGACCCACTTCGCCGTGGAGGATAAGGACGATGTGCGTAAAGGGCTGGCTACCTTCAATGAGCAAGCCGCCTGGCTGATGGATGTCGCGCAACTCGACCGCAGCAAGATAACCCTGCACGCAGCTAACTCCTTCGCCACCCTGGAAGTACCCGAGTCGCGCCTGGACATGGTGCGCACGGGCGGCGCGTTGTTTGGCGATACCGTCCTCTCGCGTACTGAGTATCAACGCGTGATGCAGTTCAAGTCGCATGTGGCCTCGGTCAATAGCTACCCTGCCGGGAACACAGTGGGTTACGACCGCACGTTCACCCTGACACGTGATTCGAAGCTGGCCAACATCACGGTCGGTTACTCCGATGGATATCGCCGTGTGTTCACCAATAAAGGCGTGGTGTTGATCAATGGTCATCGTGTGCCAGTGGTGGGCAAGGTTTCGATGAACACAGTGATGGTTGATGTCACGGATGCACCCGACGTCAAGGCGGGTGATGAAGTGGTGTTATTTGGCAAACAAGGCGCAACCGAAGTCAGCCAGGCTGAAGTCGAAGAGATCAACGGTGCGCTACTGGCCGACCTCTACACCGTCTGGGGCAGTGCCAACCCGAAAATCCTGGTCGAGAAGTAA
- a CDS encoding SDR family oxidoreductase, with protein MRNAFVTGATGLLGNNLVRELVARGYAVKALVRSRDKGEQQFNDLPSVELVVGDMADINAFASALQGCDTVFHTAAFFRDNYKGGRHWEELEKINVAGTRELLHQAYRAGIRRFIHTSSIAVLDGEPGTSIDETCLRSEADADDYYRSKILADRVVLTFLETHPQMHACMVLPGWMWGPGDMGPTSSGQLVKDVVNGKLPGLIPGTFSVVDARDVAWAQIAAAKHGRRGERYLAAGRNLTMRQLAPVLGRIAGVKTPIRQLPLPALYLLAAVQEVYARLTGKPVLLSMATLRLLIREEHRTCFNHRKSEQDLGLSFRVLEQTIFDTVAWYRLHGWFKNNEDKNKL; from the coding sequence ATGCGCAACGCATTCGTCACTGGCGCAACCGGCTTGCTGGGAAACAACCTGGTGCGGGAACTGGTCGCACGTGGCTACGCCGTCAAAGCTCTCGTCCGTTCAAGAGACAAAGGCGAGCAGCAGTTCAACGACCTCCCGAGTGTGGAACTGGTCGTGGGTGACATGGCCGATATCAACGCGTTCGCATCGGCGCTGCAAGGCTGCGATACCGTGTTTCATACGGCGGCGTTCTTTCGCGATAACTACAAGGGTGGCCGCCACTGGGAAGAACTCGAAAAGATCAATGTCGCCGGTACGCGAGAGTTGCTTCACCAGGCCTACCGCGCGGGGATACGCCGGTTTATCCATACCTCTTCGATTGCCGTGCTCGACGGGGAACCTGGCACCTCTATCGATGAGACATGTCTGCGGTCCGAAGCCGATGCGGATGACTACTACCGCAGCAAGATCCTCGCTGACCGTGTCGTCTTGACGTTTCTTGAAACCCATCCGCAAATGCATGCCTGCATGGTTCTGCCCGGCTGGATGTGGGGACCTGGCGATATGGGCCCGACCTCTTCGGGACAATTGGTCAAGGATGTCGTCAACGGCAAGTTGCCCGGGCTGATCCCCGGCACCTTCTCGGTGGTCGATGCCCGTGATGTGGCATGGGCCCAGATTGCCGCGGCCAAACATGGACGACGAGGAGAACGCTATCTCGCGGCAGGTCGGAACTTAACCATGCGCCAGTTGGCACCGGTCCTGGGCCGTATAGCGGGCGTCAAAACCCCTATCAGGCAACTGCCACTGCCCGCGCTATACCTATTGGCGGCGGTGCAGGAGGTCTACGCGCGCCTTACCGGCAAGCCTGTTTTGCTGAGCATGGCGACATTGCGCCTATTGATACGAGAGGAGCACCGTACCTGTTTTAACCACCGTAAGAGTGAACAAGATCTTGGCCTGAGTTTTCGAGTGCTGGAGCAGACCATTTTTGACACGGTGGCGTGGTATCGGCTACATGGCTGGTTTAAGAATAACGAGGACAAAAACAAACTGTGA
- a CDS encoding NADPH-dependent FMN reductase, with amino-acid sequence MRNFTDLRITNGVEMVRLLAVSGSLRQASSNSILLRAAERLCPEGVLVVHYEGLAQLPHFNPDLLEDPPEAVTELRAIIGQADGLLFSCPEYARGIPGAFKNMLDWLVSSEEFPGKPVALFNSSPRASHAQAALRLVLDTMSARIIEEASITVNLLSSRSSAESIATDPVTGPLIGTALGAFKRRLDNQNL; translated from the coding sequence GTGCGAAACTTCACCGACTTACGAATCACGAACGGTGTTGAAATGGTGCGTCTGCTGGCTGTTTCTGGAAGTTTGCGTCAGGCCTCCTCCAACTCAATTTTGCTACGAGCAGCTGAGCGACTATGCCCCGAAGGGGTATTGGTCGTGCATTACGAAGGCCTGGCTCAACTGCCTCACTTCAACCCGGATCTGCTCGAGGATCCCCCCGAGGCAGTCACAGAGTTACGTGCAATTATCGGGCAGGCGGATGGGCTGTTGTTTTCTTGCCCCGAGTACGCTCGAGGTATTCCTGGCGCATTCAAAAACATGCTCGATTGGCTCGTGAGCAGTGAAGAGTTCCCGGGCAAGCCTGTCGCGCTTTTCAACTCATCACCCAGAGCCAGTCACGCCCAAGCTGCATTGCGGCTGGTCCTGGATACGATGTCGGCTCGCATCATCGAGGAAGCGTCAATCACTGTTAACCTCCTGTCCAGTCGATCAAGCGCCGAGAGCATTGCCACCGACCCGGTGACGGGCCCACTGATTGGTACTGCGCTCGGCGCTTTTAAACGACGCCTCGACAATCAAAACCTTTGA
- a CDS encoding DUF4214 domain-containing protein → MAFSDEIQKLYISYFNRPADPGGLAYWINQGNQNGENTAAIANAFSASPEYKKTFAEENSTAIVNQIYQNLFGRAAEADGLQYWSSRLDNGTFNLGNIVIAIFNGAQNGDSVAVTNKTLAATQFTAHLTTAEQIAAYTTDRAFALASNWLSGALTPDGLTTALSGLGPVIVDIVGGSTPSSGPVVSTIQVSAGGTYNGIPVVNDLFKSSIANLDGSTLTGNAADADILTLTTAGTVTINNGTTGGTLSNIKVLNLADGTNTITYNTSAGFANINGGTGDDTFIPNTALLPITINGGSGTDTIVLSASYAASVSGSNTFASNVTNIEQLRLTGVTNQTIDLQALGNYSNVTVGNGPNGLTLLNLTNNGHVTLTSSGTAMTLSNADFAGGVNDTVNLSLNDASTVGVAFASVGIAASGVETVNISVNDNQVTPTGAFNDTLTWLGNSIQTINISGNAGLTLSASSTALTLVDASNITLGGFTWSSSSLIDRATVKGSATGTNTVNMNSATAGVEYTGGAGNDNVTVNGTVTSSVALGDGNNSLAINGVSIKGTYTGGSTGTDSLAFFSATPDVSLATITGFENLTIVNNASVTLKAEQLSQFTGNINAAGTETFNLSTAGTFTGLNNIEKYNLANGSNNFTATNSTKTVVGGTGSDTFNFTANQIVNSLTSLDGGLDNDVLNIGATTTQTIDLSTKISNIETINVAGSTGTATFTNVNGAGVTLNYTKSTGDTMINLGSGGQTLNLLGNSSSSAFITGGAAVDHIVLSSTDSGSETLIATGPNMSNNTQIDVVSNFNASGTDYFKTGVNAASVGSYIIGNADTGNYLSTMAAGLSVVLNNTAQAYLITVQTGSAAGTYLFQNTGSNTAQLDSTDFFIQLTGNIGTISTNNMIM, encoded by the coding sequence ATGGCGTTTTCCGACGAGATTCAAAAACTCTACATCAGCTACTTCAATCGCCCGGCAGACCCAGGCGGATTGGCTTATTGGATCAACCAAGGCAATCAAAACGGCGAGAACACAGCAGCCATCGCCAACGCATTCAGCGCTTCGCCCGAGTACAAAAAGACCTTCGCTGAAGAAAACAGCACAGCCATCGTTAATCAGATCTACCAAAATCTATTCGGTCGTGCCGCCGAGGCTGATGGGCTGCAATACTGGAGCTCGCGCCTGGACAACGGTACTTTCAACCTCGGCAACATCGTCATTGCCATCTTTAACGGCGCGCAGAATGGCGACAGTGTGGCAGTAACCAACAAGACGCTGGCGGCAACTCAGTTCACAGCGCACCTGACTACCGCCGAACAGATCGCAGCCTATACCACCGATAGAGCGTTCGCCTTAGCCAGCAACTGGCTTAGCGGGGCGCTGACCCCGGACGGCCTCACAACGGCACTATCAGGGCTGGGACCTGTCATAGTCGACATCGTCGGTGGTTCGACTCCGAGCAGCGGGCCGGTTGTCAGCACCATTCAGGTATCTGCAGGCGGTACATATAATGGTATTCCAGTGGTCAATGATCTGTTCAAATCCAGCATCGCCAACCTCGATGGATCTACCCTCACCGGCAATGCGGCAGACGCAGATATCCTAACCTTGACCACTGCTGGCACGGTCACCATCAATAATGGCACTACAGGTGGCACCCTTAGCAATATCAAGGTATTGAATCTGGCCGACGGCACCAACACCATCACCTATAACACTTCGGCTGGATTTGCCAACATCAACGGCGGTACGGGCGACGATACCTTTATTCCCAACACCGCCTTGTTGCCGATTACGATCAATGGTGGCAGCGGTACCGACACCATTGTCCTGTCGGCAAGTTATGCGGCTTCCGTTTCAGGCAGCAATACCTTTGCCAGCAATGTGACGAACATCGAACAATTGCGCCTCACCGGCGTGACCAACCAGACCATCGATCTCCAAGCCTTGGGCAATTACAGCAATGTGACTGTGGGCAACGGGCCGAATGGCCTGACACTGCTCAATCTTACCAATAATGGCCATGTGACGCTGACCAGCTCTGGCACGGCGATGACCCTCTCCAATGCAGATTTTGCAGGTGGCGTGAATGATACTGTCAATCTCTCGCTGAACGACGCCAGCACCGTCGGCGTGGCCTTTGCCTCTGTGGGTATTGCAGCTTCCGGAGTTGAAACGGTCAATATCAGTGTCAATGACAATCAAGTGACACCCACCGGCGCTTTCAACGACACGCTTACCTGGCTGGGCAACTCGATCCAAACCATTAACATCAGCGGGAACGCAGGCCTTACCCTGAGCGCTTCGAGCACCGCACTGACCTTGGTGGATGCCAGTAATATTACCCTCGGCGGCTTTACTTGGAGCTCCTCGTCACTGATCGACAGGGCGACCGTCAAAGGCAGTGCCACCGGCACCAACACCGTAAATATGAACTCCGCAACGGCGGGCGTCGAATACACGGGAGGTGCTGGTAATGACAACGTCACCGTAAATGGCACCGTGACCTCTTCTGTGGCGCTCGGCGATGGCAACAATTCCTTGGCCATCAATGGCGTCAGCATTAAGGGCACTTATACAGGTGGCAGCACCGGTACCGATAGTCTGGCCTTCTTTTCTGCAACACCGGATGTAAGTTTGGCAACGATCACAGGCTTTGAAAACTTGACCATTGTCAATAATGCCTCGGTCACCCTGAAAGCTGAACAGCTTTCGCAATTCACTGGCAACATCAACGCGGCCGGTACCGAGACCTTCAACCTGTCCACCGCAGGCACGTTTACCGGTCTGAACAATATAGAAAAATACAACCTGGCAAATGGCAGTAACAACTTCACCGCCACAAATTCCACAAAAACAGTGGTGGGCGGAACCGGGAGTGATACGTTTAACTTTACTGCTAACCAGATTGTAAACTCTCTAACCTCGCTAGATGGCGGGCTCGATAATGATGTGCTTAATATCGGTGCCACCACAACACAAACCATAGACCTGAGCACCAAAATAAGTAATATCGAAACGATCAATGTGGCGGGGAGTACAGGTACCGCAACGTTTACGAATGTGAATGGTGCGGGCGTTACCCTGAACTACACTAAGAGTACAGGTGACACCATGATCAACCTGGGCAGCGGCGGTCAAACATTGAATTTGCTAGGTAACTCCTCTTCGTCCGCCTTCATTACGGGCGGCGCAGCAGTTGACCATATAGTACTGAGCTCTACCGATTCTGGCTCGGAAACCTTGATCGCCACTGGCCCAAACATGTCAAACAATACGCAAATTGACGTGGTGAGCAACTTCAATGCCAGCGGAACGGATTACTTCAAAACCGGAGTCAATGCAGCCTCCGTAGGCTCTTATATCATTGGAAATGCCGACACTGGAAACTATTTGTCCACCATGGCCGCAGGGCTGTCCGTCGTTTTAAACAATACCGCCCAAGCTTATTTGATTACGGTACAGACAGGCAGTGCAGCCGGCACCTACCTATTCCAAAATACCGGATCAAATACGGCACAACTTGACAGTACCGACTTTTTCATACAATTGACCGGCAACATAGGAACCATTAGCACTAACAATATGATTATGTAA